In a single window of the Caulobacter soli genome:
- a CDS encoding oxidoreductase — MSSPLPFKVALVGYGFVGKTFHAPLIAATPGLLLHTVVSSDPVKVLADHPDVKVAPDLDVALADAEIDLVVIATPDPLHGPQAHAALDAGKAVVIDKPFAVTLDEARAVADHAQRAGKLLSIFHNRRWDSDFLTLKALIADGSLGEIVQYESHFDRFRPVVRDRWREKPGAGALLDLGPHLIDQALQLFGPPEAVYADLAIQKDGGQASDYFHLVLRYPRLRVLLHASQMTIDSRLRMAVHGTKGSFHKQGLDEQENALKAGVVPGSEGWGADPRPGTLTVPDGEGTASRVVEGVAGDYLAYYAAIRDALSGHGPNPASPDEALAVMALIDLAQRSAAEGRELSL; from the coding sequence ATGTCCTCCCCCCTCCCCTTCAAGGTCGCCCTGGTCGGTTACGGCTTCGTCGGCAAGACCTTCCACGCCCCCCTGATCGCCGCCACGCCCGGCCTGCTGCTGCACACCGTGGTGTCCAGCGATCCCGTCAAGGTGCTGGCCGACCATCCCGACGTGAAGGTCGCGCCCGACCTCGACGTGGCCCTGGCCGACGCCGAGATCGACCTGGTGGTCATCGCCACGCCCGACCCGCTGCACGGTCCCCAGGCCCACGCGGCCCTGGACGCCGGCAAGGCCGTGGTCATCGACAAGCCATTCGCCGTCACCCTGGACGAGGCCCGCGCGGTGGCCGACCACGCCCAGCGGGCCGGCAAGCTGCTGAGCATCTTCCACAACCGCCGCTGGGACAGCGATTTCCTCACGCTCAAGGCCCTGATCGCCGACGGCTCGCTGGGCGAGATCGTGCAGTACGAGAGCCATTTCGACCGCTTCCGCCCGGTGGTCCGCGACCGCTGGCGCGAGAAGCCGGGCGCCGGCGCGCTGCTGGACCTGGGCCCGCACCTGATCGACCAGGCCCTGCAGCTGTTCGGCCCGCCGGAAGCCGTCTATGCCGACCTCGCGATCCAGAAGGACGGCGGCCAGGCGTCCGACTACTTCCACCTGGTGCTGCGCTATCCGCGCCTGCGGGTGCTGCTGCACGCCAGCCAGATGACCATCGACTCGCGCCTGCGCATGGCCGTGCACGGGACCAAGGGCAGTTTCCACAAGCAGGGCCTGGACGAGCAGGAAAACGCCCTGAAGGCCGGCGTCGTCCCGGGTTCGGAAGGCTGGGGCGCCGATCCGCGTCCGGGGACCCTGACTGTCCCCGACGGCGAGGGCACGGCCAGCCGCGTGGTCGAGGGCGTGGCCGGCGACTATCTGGCCTACTACGCCGCCATCCGCGACGCGCTGTCGGGCCACGGCCCCAATCCGGCTTCGCCGGACGAGGCCCTGGCGGTGATGGCGCTGATCGACCTGGCCCAGCGCAGCGCCGCCGAGGGCCGGGAGCTGTCGCTGTGA
- a CDS encoding MFS transporter, whose amino-acid sequence MDAPTMPAPSEKIGRYRWVIVGLLFLAMVINYVDRQTISLLKPDLSKQFGWSETDYADLVFYFQMTYAIAYLAWGKIMDKIGARWGFGIAFLIWQIAHISTAAASHLRGFMFARMGLGVGEAGGFPGGIKAVAEWFPKNERALATGIFNAGTNIGAIVTPLVVPFIALTFGWQMAFIVTGVAGLLWLPLWLIVYRRPREQKRLSAAELAHIEQDPADPVEKIGWLKLLGKKETWAFALGKFLIDPIWWMFLFWLPDFLGKRYGLDLKTFGPPIVAVYLMSDVGSVAGGWMSSSLMKRGWSINKARKTTLLVCALLALPVVFAANVSNLWSAVLIIGVATAAHQGFSANLYTLPSDVFPRAAVGSVVGIGGMLGAVGGMVFSKYIGQVLETIGTYTPIFIVAGSVYLVALLVIHLLSPKMEPVKV is encoded by the coding sequence ATGGACGCTCCAACGATGCCGGCTCCATCTGAGAAGATCGGGCGGTACAGGTGGGTTATTGTCGGCCTCCTGTTCCTGGCGATGGTGATCAACTACGTCGATCGCCAGACCATCAGCCTGCTCAAGCCCGACTTGAGCAAGCAGTTCGGCTGGTCCGAAACCGACTATGCCGACCTGGTCTTCTATTTCCAGATGACCTACGCCATCGCCTATCTGGCGTGGGGCAAGATCATGGACAAGATCGGAGCCCGCTGGGGCTTCGGCATCGCGTTCCTGATCTGGCAGATCGCGCACATCTCCACCGCCGCCGCCAGCCACCTGCGCGGCTTCATGTTCGCCCGCATGGGCCTGGGCGTCGGCGAAGCCGGCGGCTTCCCCGGCGGCATCAAGGCCGTGGCCGAGTGGTTCCCCAAGAACGAGCGCGCCCTGGCCACCGGCATCTTCAACGCCGGCACCAACATCGGCGCCATCGTCACCCCGCTGGTGGTGCCGTTCATCGCGCTGACCTTCGGCTGGCAGATGGCCTTCATCGTCACCGGCGTCGCCGGCCTGCTGTGGCTGCCGCTGTGGCTGATCGTCTATCGCCGCCCGCGCGAGCAGAAGCGCCTGTCGGCCGCCGAACTGGCCCACATCGAGCAGGACCCGGCCGACCCCGTCGAGAAGATCGGCTGGCTCAAGCTGCTGGGCAAGAAGGAAACCTGGGCCTTCGCCCTGGGCAAGTTCCTGATCGACCCGATCTGGTGGATGTTCCTGTTCTGGCTGCCCGACTTCCTAGGCAAGCGCTACGGCCTGGACCTGAAGACCTTCGGCCCGCCGATCGTGGCCGTCTATCTGATGAGCGACGTCGGCAGCGTGGCCGGCGGCTGGATGTCGTCCAGCCTGATGAAGCGCGGCTGGAGCATCAACAAGGCCCGCAAGACCACCCTGCTGGTCTGCGCCCTGCTGGCCCTGCCCGTGGTGTTCGCGGCCAACGTCTCCAACCTGTGGAGCGCGGTCCTGATCATCGGCGTGGCCACCGCCGCCCACCAGGGCTTCTCGGCCAACCTCTACACCCTGCCGTCCGACGTCTTCCCGCGCGCCGCCGTGGGCTCGGTCGTCGGCATCGGCGGCATGCTGGGCGCGGTCGGAGGCATGGTGTTCTCCAAGTATATCGGCCAGGTGCTGGAGACGATCGGCACCTACACCCCGATCTTCATCGTCGCCGGCAGCGTCTATCTGGTCGCCCTGCTGGTGATCCACCTGCTGTCGCCCAAGATGGAGCCGGTGAAGGTCTAG
- a CDS encoding 2-keto-4-pentenoate hydratase produces the protein MTVSEAESEVFAPASIAPQFVEARLKGVSVPGYPGGVLPQSMAEGYAVQDLAIDMWPDELVGWKVGLVPPQHRERLGVERLAGCIFKKNVWAAGAEPTPFRAIAGGFTAVEAEFIVRLGKDAPADKTEWTVEEAAEYVGELIVGVEIAGSPLATINQLGPPIVVSDFGNNDGQILGTVIENWRDIAWEDMPAETFIDGVSVGKGGAASIPGSPLAALAFLLGAVAARGRPLKKGMLVTTGASTGIHDIAAGQSSRVDFGRFGSVACVAVPA, from the coding sequence GTGACCGTTTCCGAGGCCGAGAGCGAGGTGTTCGCACCGGCGTCCATCGCCCCACAATTCGTCGAAGCGCGCCTGAAGGGCGTCTCGGTCCCCGGTTATCCGGGCGGCGTGCTGCCGCAATCCATGGCCGAGGGCTATGCGGTTCAGGACCTGGCCATCGACATGTGGCCTGACGAACTGGTGGGTTGGAAGGTGGGCCTGGTGCCGCCGCAGCACCGCGAGCGCCTGGGCGTCGAACGCCTGGCCGGCTGCATCTTCAAGAAGAACGTCTGGGCGGCCGGCGCCGAGCCGACCCCGTTCCGCGCCATCGCCGGCGGCTTCACCGCCGTCGAGGCCGAATTCATCGTCCGCCTGGGCAAGGACGCCCCGGCCGACAAGACCGAATGGACCGTCGAGGAAGCCGCCGAATACGTGGGCGAGCTGATCGTCGGCGTCGAGATCGCCGGCAGCCCGCTGGCCACCATCAACCAGCTTGGCCCGCCCATCGTCGTCTCCGACTTCGGCAACAACGACGGCCAGATTCTGGGGACGGTCATCGAGAACTGGCGCGACATCGCCTGGGAAGACATGCCCGCCGAGACCTTCATCGACGGCGTGTCCGTCGGCAAGGGCGGCGCGGCCTCGATCCCCGGCTCGCCCCTGGCGGCCCTGGCCTTCCTGCTGGGCGCCGTCGCCGCGCGCGGGCGTCCGCTGAAGAAGGGCATGCTGGTCACGACCGGCGCCAGCACCGGAATTCACGACATTGCCGCCGGCCAAAGCTCCCGCGTAGACTTCGGTCGGTTCGGAAGCGTGGCTTGCGTCGCCGTTCCGGCCTAA
- a CDS encoding MmcQ/YjbR family DNA-binding protein: MTIGHETPVAMDCHARVIGLSCSAMVDPAQIRRAILALPEVEAGDSEESLAFSVGAKGLSWPYLARAAPKARREVVPGVLAVRCRLERKELLIEAAPEIFFEDDHYRGYPAVLVRLDAVETAELSTLLQDAWRLVAPKSLVKRFDAAS, from the coding sequence TTGACAATCGGCCACGAGACACCGGTGGCAATGGATTGTCATGCCCGTGTCATCGGGCTTTCATGCTCGGCGATGGTCGATCCTGCCCAAATCCGCCGCGCGATCCTGGCCTTGCCCGAGGTCGAGGCGGGCGACTCCGAAGAGTCGCTGGCGTTTTCAGTGGGCGCCAAGGGTCTGTCCTGGCCCTATCTGGCCCGCGCCGCGCCTAAGGCCCGGCGCGAGGTCGTGCCCGGTGTTCTGGCCGTGCGTTGCCGGCTGGAGAGGAAGGAGCTGCTGATCGAGGCGGCGCCGGAGATCTTCTTCGAGGACGACCATTATCGCGGCTATCCGGCGGTGCTGGTGCGGCTGGACGCGGTCGAGACGGCGGAATTGAGCACGCTGCTTCAAGACGCCTGGCGTCTGGTCGCGCCTAAAAGTCTGGTCAAGCGTTTCGACGCGGCGAGCTAG
- the ligD gene encoding DNA ligase D codes for MAQGQLAEYRRKRDFQKTAEPSGDAAVASAPHARFVIQKHDATRLHYDFRLEVDGVLKSWAVTKGPSLDPADKRLSVEVEDHPLDYGDFEGTIPQGQYGGGTVQLWDRGYWSPESGFEDVAKALKKGELKFVLEGERLHGSWGLVRMNWDRNAKDGKGKRSNWLLIKHKDEAARPGEGALILEEDASIASGRTMADIAAGKGKGPSAFILKTKGKGDAVWTSRTKAEREALQKEAEETRTFASTPKKGASKKSAVLPDFIEPQLCKSLDRPPAGPGWAHEIKFDGYRVQLRVEDGRAVLRTRKGLDWTDKFAAIAEAAADLPDSILDGEVVALDAAGQPDFAGLQAALSDGDSGDLIFFAFDLLAENGEDLRDLPLRERKARLKAMMGEDQPRLRFVDHFETAGDAVLLSACKLELEGIISKRLDAPYRSGRSETWTKAKCRAGHEVVIGGWTTTGTAFRSLIAGVYRDGKLAHVGRIGTGFGRDKVGKLLPRLKALETKQSPFEGQGAPRKADNIHWVKPELVAEIEYAGFTGDGSIRQASFKGLREDKPAAEVEAEVPASAESVELAEPMPRAAPKVSGTISTAKADSVVLGVTISKPDKPLWPDVDGAPATKIDLARYMEAVGPWMLPHLKGRPTSIIRVPEGIGGETFFQRHAMRGMSSLIELVSVKGDKQPYLQFDRVEALIAAAQIAAVEIHPWNCQPGDPEVAGRLVFDLDPAPGVTFEDVIAGAREIRDRLEELGLVSFCKTTGGKGLHIVTPLSDKVPWDAAKTFAREVCARMAADAPDKYLITMSKKAREGRIFLDYLRNDRTSTAVAPLSARARPGGTVSMPLNWTQVKAGLDPKKYTIRTAPDLMARSTAWEDYFDAAKPLKAAIKRLG; via the coding sequence ATGGCCCAGGGACAGCTCGCCGAATACCGCCGCAAGCGCGATTTCCAGAAGACCGCCGAGCCCAGCGGCGACGCCGCCGTGGCCTCCGCGCCGCATGCGCGGTTCGTGATCCAGAAGCACGACGCCACCCGCCTGCACTACGACTTCCGGCTGGAGGTGGACGGGGTGTTGAAGTCGTGGGCGGTGACCAAGGGGCCGTCGCTGGACCCGGCCGACAAGCGCCTGTCGGTCGAGGTCGAGGACCACCCGCTGGACTATGGCGACTTCGAGGGCACGATCCCCCAGGGCCAGTACGGCGGCGGCACGGTGCAACTGTGGGATCGCGGCTACTGGTCGCCCGAGTCGGGCTTCGAGGACGTGGCCAAGGCCCTGAAGAAGGGCGAGCTGAAGTTCGTGCTGGAAGGCGAGCGCCTGCACGGCTCGTGGGGGCTGGTGCGGATGAACTGGGATCGCAACGCCAAGGACGGGAAAGGAAAGCGCTCCAACTGGCTGCTGATCAAGCACAAGGACGAGGCCGCGCGACCGGGCGAGGGGGCGTTGATCCTGGAGGAGGACGCCTCGATCGCCTCGGGCCGGACCATGGCCGACATCGCCGCCGGCAAGGGCAAGGGGCCGTCGGCGTTCATCCTGAAGACCAAGGGCAAGGGCGACGCGGTGTGGACCTCTCGCACCAAGGCCGAACGGGAGGCGCTGCAGAAGGAAGCGGAGGAGACGCGGACGTTCGCTTCAACGCCCAAAAAGGGAGCGAGCAAGAAGTCCGCCGTCCTGCCCGACTTCATCGAACCCCAGCTCTGCAAGTCCCTGGACCGCCCTCCCGCCGGCCCCGGCTGGGCGCACGAGATCAAGTTCGATGGCTATCGCGTCCAGCTGCGCGTCGAGGACGGCCGTGCTGTCCTGCGCACCCGCAAGGGCCTGGACTGGACCGACAAGTTCGCCGCCATCGCCGAGGCCGCCGCCGACCTGCCCGACAGCATCCTGGACGGCGAGGTCGTGGCGCTGGACGCCGCCGGCCAACCCGACTTCGCGGGCTTGCAGGCGGCGCTGTCGGACGGCGACAGCGGTGACCTGATCTTCTTCGCCTTCGATCTGCTGGCCGAAAACGGCGAGGACCTGCGCGACCTGCCGCTGCGCGAGCGCAAGGCGCGGCTGAAGGCGATGATGGGCGAGGACCAGCCGCGCCTGCGCTTCGTCGATCACTTCGAGACGGCCGGCGACGCGGTGCTGCTGTCGGCCTGCAAGCTGGAGCTGGAGGGGATCATCTCCAAGCGATTGGACGCGCCGTATCGCTCGGGCCGCAGCGAGACCTGGACCAAGGCCAAGTGCCGGGCCGGGCACGAGGTGGTGATCGGCGGCTGGACGACGACGGGGACGGCCTTCCGCTCGCTGATCGCCGGCGTCTATCGCGATGGCAAGCTGGCCCATGTTGGCCGGATCGGCACGGGCTTTGGCCGCGACAAGGTCGGCAAGCTGCTGCCGCGACTGAAGGCGCTGGAGACTAAGCAGTCGCCGTTCGAGGGGCAGGGCGCGCCGCGCAAGGCCGACAACATCCACTGGGTGAAGCCGGAGCTGGTGGCCGAGATCGAATATGCCGGCTTCACGGGCGATGGTTCGATCCGCCAGGCCTCGTTCAAGGGGCTGCGTGAGGACAAGCCGGCCGCCGAGGTCGAGGCCGAGGTTCCCGCTTCGGCCGAGAGCGTCGAACTGGCCGAGCCCATGCCGCGCGCCGCGCCGAAGGTCTCTGGGACCATCTCGACCGCCAAGGCCGACAGCGTCGTGCTGGGCGTGACGATCTCCAAGCCCGACAAGCCGCTGTGGCCCGACGTCGACGGCGCGCCGGCCACCAAGATCGACCTGGCCCGCTACATGGAGGCGGTCGGGCCGTGGATGTTGCCGCACTTGAAGGGCCGGCCGACCTCGATCATCCGCGTGCCGGAGGGGATCGGCGGCGAGACCTTCTTCCAGCGCCACGCCATGCGCGGGATGTCGTCGCTGATCGAGCTGGTCAGCGTGAAGGGCGACAAGCAGCCTTATCTGCAGTTCGACCGGGTCGAGGCCCTGATCGCCGCCGCCCAGATCGCCGCGGTCGAGATCCATCCCTGGAATTGCCAGCCGGGTGATCCGGAAGTGGCGGGCCGGCTGGTCTTCGACCTCGACCCCGCGCCCGGCGTCACCTTCGAGGACGTGATCGCCGGGGCTCGAGAGATTCGCGACCGGCTGGAGGAACTGGGCCTGGTCAGCTTCTGCAAGACGACTGGAGGCAAGGGCCTGCACATCGTCACGCCATTGTCCGACAAGGTGCCATGGGACGCGGCCAAGACCTTTGCTCGCGAGGTCTGCGCCCGCATGGCCGCCGACGCGCCGGACAAGTACCTGATCACCATGAGCAAGAAGGCGCGGGAGGGGCGGATCTTCCTGGACTATCTGCGCAATGACCGCACCTCGACCGCCGTCGCGCCCCTGTCGGCCCGGGCTCGGCCCGGCGGGACCGTGTCGATGCCGCTGAACTGGACCCAGGTGAAGGCGGGCCTGGACCCCAAGAAATACACGATCCGCACCGCCCCCGACCTGATGGCCAGGAGCACGGCCTGGGAGGACTATTTCGACGCCGCCAAGCCGCTGAAGGCGGCGATCAAGCGGCTGGGTTGA
- a CDS encoding M56 family metallopeptidase, whose amino-acid sequence MTWVLLASLLVKSSVVSGAGLVCARYLAQRPVDRVDILRGAICLLLALPVIMNLLPAMDLALLPASAPPAPLAAPLAGPVGAAAPVALSWPTSSLVGGLWLLGFVAVAGRLLLGLHTLNRWTRRGRPVDSADWLAPLERLSPRDAPGLVASDRIAGPLSWGVAPGFILIDPASLAERRAAPAILAHELAHLRRHDWIFLMLSRLALAIFWFNPLVWRLHAALAERSEEAADAAAIRTVDRVLYAKALIGLAAAPSARPVLGAATAMAADARTLKTRIVCIMTDTPARRRPLTVALTIVALAAVATPLAALAVTRQDWIAPPPPPAPPPVPAMTAVPPAPPAPPAPPAPEMAALAPPPPPPPPPLVAPEPPEPPAPPLPPAPPEGLIYGSFRFATPEEAQAAIEARAQAAEARREAAEARRQAHQAQAEARRAADQARIEGERARAEGERIQRDVARQMIQARAEMARGVIQMRQGAQQMRAEAARLRDPAYRSRQIEDNRLRGNVVTDAELRALADRMPAQADDMERQADRLAEEARKPI is encoded by the coding sequence ATGACCTGGGTCCTGCTCGCCTCGCTGCTGGTCAAGTCCAGCGTCGTGTCCGGCGCCGGCCTGGTCTGCGCGCGCTATCTGGCCCAGCGCCCGGTCGACCGGGTGGACATCCTGCGCGGCGCGATCTGCCTGCTGCTGGCCCTGCCGGTGATCATGAACCTGCTGCCGGCGATGGACCTGGCTCTGTTACCGGCCTCCGCCCCGCCCGCTCCCCTCGCCGCTCCTCTGGCCGGCCCGGTCGGAGCGGCCGCGCCCGTGGCCTTGTCCTGGCCGACGTCGAGCCTGGTCGGCGGACTGTGGCTGCTGGGCTTTGTCGCCGTCGCCGGCCGGCTGCTGCTGGGCCTGCACACCCTGAACCGCTGGACCCGCCGAGGCCGCCCGGTGGACAGCGCCGACTGGCTGGCGCCGCTGGAACGCCTGTCGCCGCGGGACGCGCCGGGCCTGGTCGCCAGCGACCGGATCGCCGGCCCGCTCAGCTGGGGCGTCGCGCCGGGCTTCATCCTGATCGATCCGGCCAGCCTGGCCGAGCGTCGCGCCGCCCCCGCCATCCTGGCTCATGAGCTGGCCCACCTGCGCCGTCACGACTGGATCTTCCTGATGCTGTCGCGGCTGGCCCTGGCGATCTTCTGGTTCAACCCGCTGGTCTGGCGCCTGCACGCCGCCCTGGCCGAGCGCTCGGAGGAAGCCGCCGACGCCGCCGCCATCCGGACCGTCGACCGCGTCCTCTACGCCAAGGCCCTGATCGGCCTGGCCGCCGCCCCTTCCGCCCGTCCCGTCCTGGGCGCCGCGACGGCCATGGCCGCCGACGCCCGGACGCTGAAGACAAGGATCGTCTGCATCATGACCGACACGCCCGCCCGTCGCCGCCCCTTGACGGTCGCCCTGACCATCGTGGCCCTGGCCGCCGTCGCCACGCCGCTGGCCGCCTTGGCCGTCACGCGCCAGGACTGGATCGCGCCTCCACCGCCTCCGGCCCCGCCGCCCGTTCCCGCGATGACCGCCGTTCCGCCTGCCCCACCGGCTCCGCCCGCGCCTCCCGCGCCGGAGATGGCGGCGCTGGCTCCGCCGCCTCCGCCACCGCCGCCGCCTCTGGTCGCGCCCGAGCCGCCTGAACCGCCCGCACCGCCGCTCCCGCCCGCCCCGCCGGAGGGTCTGATCTACGGCTCCTTCCGGTTCGCCACGCCCGAGGAAGCCCAGGCGGCGATCGAGGCGCGCGCCCAGGCCGCCGAAGCCCGCCGCGAGGCCGCCGAGGCGCGACGCCAGGCCCATCAGGCCCAGGCCGAGGCCCGCCGCGCCGCCGACCAGGCCCGCATCGAAGGCGAGCGGGCCCGGGCCGAGGGTGAACGCATCCAGCGCGACGTGGCTCGCCAGATGATCCAGGCTCGCGCCGAGATGGCGAGGGGCGTCATCCAGATGCGCCAGGGCGCCCAGCAGATGCGCGCCGAAGCCGCCCGCCTGCGCGATCCCGCCTATCGCTCCCGGCAGATCGAGGACAACCGCCTGCGCGGCAACGTCGTCACCGACGCCGAGCTGCGCGCCCTGGCCGACCGCATGCCGGCCCAGGCCGACGACATGGAGCGTCAGGCCGACCGCTTGGCGGAAGAGGCGCGCAAGCCGATTTAG
- a CDS encoding BlaI/MecI/CopY family transcriptional regulator has translation MIESLPRREREVFETLCRLETGTAAGVRSALSDPISDSAVRTLLSRLEAKGLVERVAGPDGFLYSPVQRTEAVAAGALRRMIDTFFAGSAASAATALLGLGQRLTPEEAAALEQAIDQATERKP, from the coding sequence GTGATCGAATCCCTGCCCCGACGCGAACGCGAGGTTTTCGAGACCCTGTGTCGCCTGGAGACCGGCACGGCCGCCGGCGTCCGAAGCGCCCTGTCCGACCCCATCAGCGACTCCGCCGTGCGCACCCTGCTCTCTCGCCTGGAGGCCAAGGGCCTGGTCGAGCGCGTGGCCGGTCCCGACGGCTTTCTCTACAGCCCCGTCCAGCGCACCGAGGCCGTGGCCGCCGGCGCCCTGCGGCGGATGATCGACACCTTCTTCGCCGGCTCGGCCGCCAGCGCCGCCACCGCCCTGCTGGGCCTGGGCCAGCGCCTGACGCCCGAGGAAGCCGCCGCGCTGGAACAGGCCATCGATCAAGCGACGGAACGCAAGCCATGA
- a CDS encoding virulence factor, whose amino-acid sequence MTLRARLLSLAAVLSLAVVGVSEASVAPRLIETPTQAPGDALAVLYSGDGGWGALDRGVAKVLAADGVPVLGVNSLRYFTTKRSPQALADDLADQLRSHQTQWGRQKIVLIGYSFGADALPAIVPLLPADLQAQIKSVVLIGTGPHGDLAFHPASWLNRPTGDSFPVAPAVEAMKGLPMACIYGDKEKLDICPTLPATVIHQVKLSGGHHFDGDYAGLGQAVLKAAAL is encoded by the coding sequence ATGACCCTGCGCGCCCGCCTGCTGTCCCTCGCCGCCGTTCTCAGCCTCGCCGTCGTCGGCGTGTCGGAGGCTTCCGTCGCGCCGCGCCTGATCGAGACCCCCACGCAGGCGCCGGGCGACGCCCTGGCCGTGCTCTATTCGGGCGACGGCGGCTGGGGCGCGCTGGATCGCGGCGTGGCCAAGGTGCTGGCCGCCGACGGCGTGCCGGTGCTGGGCGTCAATTCGCTGCGCTATTTCACCACCAAGCGCTCGCCCCAGGCCCTGGCCGACGACCTGGCCGACCAATTGCGTTCGCACCAGACTCAATGGGGCCGCCAGAAGATCGTGCTGATCGGCTATTCGTTCGGGGCCGACGCCCTGCCGGCCATCGTGCCGCTGCTACCGGCCGACCTGCAGGCCCAGATCAAGAGCGTGGTGCTGATCGGTACGGGCCCGCACGGCGACTTGGCCTTTCATCCCGCCAGCTGGCTGAACCGGCCCACGGGCGACTCCTTCCCGGTGGCCCCGGCGGTCGAGGCGATGAAGGGTCTGCCGATGGCCTGCATCTATGGCGACAAGGAAAAGCTGGACATCTGTCCGACCTTGCCGGCGACCGTCATCCATCAGGTCAAGCTTTCCGGCGGCCACCACTTCGACGGTGACTATGCGGGCCTGGGGCAGGCGGTGCTGAAGGCCGCCGCGCTCTAG
- the otsB gene encoding trehalose-phosphatase: MTAFGSVVRHAPSDLPPPPVALPLRAALFLDLDGTLAPFMPRPEQVGPDARRAALLDDLSRALDGRLAVVSGRALEDLDRILEGHVKSIAAVHGLVRRGVHGVDQAKPHPDLDHARDVLRDLARSDRGLLFEDKGLSVALHYRNVPSAADAVIEAAERLAQGSELVLQLGDMVAELRTPGQDKGKSVSAFLREAPFDGATPVFVGDDLTDEDGFAAAARLGGYGVLVGPERPTQAAYRLTDVNAVLDWLSAGLDTLQGRTAA, translated from the coding sequence ATGACCGCGTTCGGGTCAGTCGTTCGGCATGCGCCGAGCGATTTGCCGCCACCACCAGTCGCCCTGCCGCTCCGCGCGGCGTTGTTTCTCGATCTTGACGGAACCCTGGCCCCGTTCATGCCCCGACCCGAACAGGTCGGACCCGACGCCCGCCGCGCGGCGCTGCTCGACGATCTGTCGCGCGCGTTGGACGGTCGGCTGGCCGTCGTCAGCGGTCGCGCGCTGGAGGATCTGGACCGCATCCTGGAAGGGCATGTGAAGTCGATCGCCGCCGTACACGGCCTGGTGCGTCGGGGCGTCCACGGCGTCGACCAGGCCAAGCCCCACCCCGACCTCGACCACGCCCGCGACGTGCTGCGCGACCTTGCGCGCAGCGACAGGGGCCTGCTGTTCGAGGACAAGGGCCTCAGCGTCGCTCTGCACTATCGCAACGTACCCTCGGCCGCCGACGCGGTGATCGAGGCGGCCGAACGGCTGGCCCAGGGTTCGGAGCTGGTGCTGCAACTGGGCGACATGGTCGCCGAGTTGCGCACGCCGGGCCAGGACAAAGGCAAATCGGTCTCGGCCTTCCTGCGCGAGGCGCCGTTCGACGGCGCGACCCCGGTGTTCGTCGGCGACGACCTGACCGACGAGGACGGCTTCGCCGCCGCCGCCCGCCTGGGCGGCTATGGCGTGCTGGTCGGCCCCGAACGCCCCACCCAGGCCGCCTATCGCCTGACCGACGTCAACGCCGTGCTGGACTGGCTGAGCGCCGGCCTCGACACCCTTCAGGGGAGGACCGCCGCATGA